The following proteins come from a genomic window of Corallococcus sp. NCRR:
- the cglB gene encoding adventurous gliding motility lipoprotein CglB produces the protein MRAKSTPLSALLAGTLGIAVMAGCQTYDFEPVDPLAIAQTTVEAVIKARRSKPDVMLLVDISGSMTLPVNKDLVVNGTRVCDLTQDGFTFTCRDDYPCDTSKCPTRWSELQGAMGPFLAESGKLVRFGLTTYPAPPPVLPPPQKPSAAQLCSPAATGESVRVAIPFDKDSDEELQLHANSVNDSIQSIPNGGANRPQGGTPTAQSLVFTSTLLGPPSEERDQIIILLTDGLPNCNDNNANNGSNTSCRCTLEEPTQCSAEQSPYYKRGCLDKDASVLAVESLKANKISTIVIGFGAETSTGDGPSVLNEMARAGGYARTCKATVDCGAGDTCDVNTGLCGRSFYQAGNREELAAALKTISEAIQPGEPCFTKLEPSQLPSDEKLIVVYIDGERTLAGPDTWSLDLSKPEAPGVRFTGSACAKLEASRPEAPVSVEVRAIRQL, from the coding sequence ATGCGCGCCAAGTCGACCCCCCTGAGCGCACTGCTGGCCGGCACCCTCGGTATCGCCGTGATGGCCGGCTGTCAGACGTATGACTTCGAGCCGGTGGATCCGCTCGCGATCGCCCAGACGACCGTGGAGGCGGTGATCAAAGCCCGCAGGAGCAAGCCGGACGTGATGCTCCTCGTGGACATCTCCGGCTCGATGACCCTGCCGGTCAACAAGGACCTGGTCGTCAACGGCACGCGCGTCTGTGACCTGACCCAGGACGGCTTCACCTTCACCTGCCGCGACGACTACCCCTGCGACACCTCGAAGTGCCCCACGCGTTGGAGCGAGCTCCAGGGAGCGATGGGCCCGTTCCTCGCGGAGAGCGGCAAGCTGGTCCGCTTCGGTCTGACGACCTATCCGGCGCCCCCGCCTGTGCTGCCGCCTCCGCAGAAGCCGAGCGCCGCCCAGTTGTGCTCGCCCGCCGCCACCGGAGAGAGCGTCCGCGTCGCCATCCCCTTCGACAAGGACTCGGACGAGGAACTCCAGCTCCACGCGAACTCGGTGAATGACAGCATCCAGTCCATCCCCAACGGTGGCGCGAACCGCCCCCAGGGTGGTACGCCGACCGCGCAGAGCCTGGTGTTCACGAGCACCCTCCTCGGTCCCCCATCCGAGGAACGCGATCAGATCATCATCCTGCTGACCGACGGTCTGCCCAACTGCAACGACAACAACGCGAACAACGGCAGCAACACCTCCTGCCGCTGCACGCTCGAGGAGCCGACGCAGTGCTCGGCGGAGCAGAGCCCGTATTACAAGCGGGGTTGCCTCGACAAGGACGCCTCCGTTCTGGCGGTGGAGTCGCTGAAGGCGAACAAGATCTCCACCATCGTCATCGGCTTCGGCGCGGAGACGTCGACGGGTGACGGCCCCAGCGTCCTCAACGAGATGGCCCGCGCCGGTGGTTACGCGCGCACCTGCAAGGCCACCGTCGACTGCGGCGCGGGGGACACCTGCGACGTCAACACCGGCCTCTGCGGACGCTCCTTCTACCAGGCGGGCAATCGCGAGGAGCTGGCGGCCGCGCTGAAGACGATCAGCGAGGCAATCCAGCCGGGCGAGCCGTGCTTCACCAAGCTCGAGCCGAGCCAGCTGCCCTCCGATGAGAAGCTCATCGTCGTCTACATCGACGGCGAGCGCACGCTCGCGGGCCCCGACACCTGGTCGCTGGACCTGTCGAAGCCCGAGGCTCCTGGCGTGCGGTTCACGGGCAGCGCCTGCGCGAAGCTGGAGGCGTCGCGTCCTGAAGCCCCGGTCAGCGTCGAAGTGCGCGCCATCCGCCAGCTCTAG
- a CDS encoding DsrE family protein: protein MAGRVFFFLQHATYEPAYQAASMGITAAAMGDDVYFVFAFEALRQLVRGSFGLAHSERERTEAARAEGLNVPTPARMLEEARALGAKLVACDTTVRICGLSPQELHGTLDEVMGLASIWRLTDGARVLTL, encoded by the coding sequence ATGGCCGGACGCGTCTTCTTCTTCCTCCAACACGCCACGTACGAGCCCGCCTATCAAGCGGCCTCCATGGGCATCACCGCCGCCGCGATGGGCGACGACGTCTACTTCGTCTTCGCCTTCGAGGCCCTGCGCCAGCTGGTCCGCGGCAGCTTCGGCCTGGCGCACAGCGAGCGGGAGCGCACCGAGGCGGCCCGGGCAGAAGGGCTCAATGTGCCCACCCCGGCCCGCATGCTGGAGGAGGCGCGCGCGCTGGGGGCGAAGCTCGTGGCCTGCGACACCACGGTGCGCATCTGTGGCCTGTCGCCCCAGGAACTGCACGGCACGCTGGATGAAGTCATGGGCCTGGCCTCCATCTGGAGGCTGACGGACGGCGCGCGCGTCCTCACGCTATGA
- a CDS encoding HEAT repeat domain-containing protein — protein sequence MALAGLAVLAGVGPVSEAAPVPAKTSGVASMSAAVPAPLRTEALGLLSQPTVVPETAWRRFGPEVVPVLAALAEDTSLPAAQRMRAVTALARVESPEAGQTLQAMLEDPHRPSEVRSQAAAALGQRLGFEAVKTLQARLEDRDLRLREAVAQALGRLGGQRVREVLEERLPLEDVPQVREALQQGLTLAEP from the coding sequence GTGGCGCTGGCCGGTCTCGCCGTGCTCGCGGGCGTGGGGCCCGTGTCCGAAGCAGCTCCCGTCCCCGCGAAGACCTCCGGTGTGGCTTCCATGTCCGCCGCCGTTCCCGCGCCGCTGCGCACGGAGGCACTGGGACTGCTCTCACAGCCGACCGTGGTGCCCGAGACGGCGTGGCGCAGGTTCGGGCCGGAGGTCGTGCCCGTGCTCGCGGCGCTGGCGGAGGACACGAGCCTCCCGGCTGCGCAGCGGATGCGGGCCGTGACGGCGCTGGCCCGCGTGGAGTCGCCCGAGGCGGGACAGACGCTCCAGGCGATGCTGGAGGATCCACACCGGCCTTCGGAGGTCCGCTCCCAAGCGGCGGCCGCGCTGGGCCAGCGGTTGGGGTTCGAGGCCGTGAAGACACTGCAGGCTCGCTTGGAGGACCGCGACCTGCGGCTGCGTGAGGCCGTCGCCCAGGCGCTTGGACGGCTGGGTGGTCAGCGGGTGCGCGAGGTGCTGGAGGAGCGGCTCCCCCTGGAGGACGTTCCCCAGGTGCGTGAAGCGCTCCAGCAGGGCCTCACGCTCGCGGAGCCCTGA
- a CDS encoding HAD family hydrolase — MRPTVLLFDIDGTLVTTGGAGRRAMGLAFEQLHRRRDACDGFSMSGMTDRAIVRKALGIIGQPDTEDTISAVIDAYVAHLGLEVPKVDAREYRLHPGMREAVLEARSRPGFAVGLGTGNVRAGAKVKLDRVNIHDQFAFGGFGCDFEDRVALIRHGAQAGAAQLGQPLEACRVVIIGDTPKDVAAAKGIGAETIGVGTGNFTPQALRDAGAEWAFADFSASGAMEALLVGR; from the coding sequence ATGCGCCCCACCGTCCTCCTTTTCGATATCGATGGCACCCTCGTCACCACGGGCGGTGCCGGCCGCCGTGCCATGGGCCTGGCCTTCGAACAGCTTCACCGGCGGCGCGACGCGTGCGACGGCTTCAGCATGTCCGGCATGACGGACCGGGCCATCGTCCGCAAGGCGCTGGGCATCATCGGCCAGCCCGACACCGAGGACACCATCAGCGCGGTCATCGACGCGTACGTCGCCCACCTGGGGCTGGAGGTTCCCAAGGTCGATGCGCGCGAGTACCGGCTGCACCCGGGCATGCGTGAGGCCGTGCTGGAGGCCCGCTCGCGGCCGGGCTTCGCGGTGGGCCTGGGCACCGGCAACGTGCGCGCGGGCGCCAAGGTGAAGCTGGACCGAGTGAACATCCACGACCAGTTCGCCTTCGGAGGGTTCGGCTGCGACTTCGAGGACCGCGTGGCGCTCATCCGCCACGGTGCGCAGGCCGGAGCGGCGCAGCTGGGGCAGCCGCTGGAGGCGTGCCGGGTGGTGATCATCGGTGACACGCCGAAGGACGTCGCGGCCGCCAAGGGCATTGGCGCGGAGACGATTGGCGTGGGCACCGGCAATTTCACGCCCCAGGCGCTGCGCGACGCCGGCGCCGAGTGGGCCTTCGCGGATTTCTCCGCCTCCGGAGCCATGGAGGCCCTGCTCGTCGGCCGGTGA